In Cotesia glomerata isolate CgM1 linkage group LG3, MPM_Cglom_v2.3, whole genome shotgun sequence, one genomic interval encodes:
- the LOC123261784 gene encoding glycine dehydrogenase (decarboxylating), mitochondrial, protein MHCTLKFSRCAKFLQTQDNLMRYVRGAAVGTQALKFDKLFREREFQSRHIGPRDHEQLEMLKTIGFKSLEELTNAAVPNNIRRDKDLDLDQPITEYELVKRITQMSQKNKVWRTYIGMGYYNCCVPLTIMRNIFENPGWTTQYTPYQPEIAQGRLESLLNYQTMICDMTGMEVANASLLDEGTASAEALGLAHRHNKRKKLFVSDKVHPQTISVIATRSYSLGLTLEVGNVFNVDTSSKEIAGILLQYPDTTGAIYDYQKVVDKAHADGTLVCAATDLLALAILRPPGDFGVDICVGTSQRFGVPLGYGGPHAGFFACHNKFVRLMPGRVIGVTRDSDGNDAYRLSLQTREQHIRRDKATSNICTAQALLANMSAMYAVYHGPDGIRDISKKVHHLTTVLAQGLQAAGHRLHNDYFFDTITITPTQSLKIIQDNAERHEINLRYNQDGSIGISLDETTTPNDVNDLFKIFEAEQTVEDILNNDSLNEKNLTNSEFKRTSAYLEHPVFNMHHSETRIVRYMKALENKDISLVHSMIPLGSCTMKLNSTTEMMPCSLPGFANMHPFVPVNQAEGYRELFGQLEKDLCAITGYDGISFQPNSGAQGEYAGLRAIQCYHESQGNVDRKVCLIPISAHGTNPASAQMAGMQVEPIFIRKDGSVDLEHLKEMIDRYRQTLSCLMITYPSTNGVFEETIGDVCDLVHEAGGQVYLDGANMNAQVGLCRPGDYGSDVSHLNLHKTFCIPHGGGGPGMGPIGVKRHLMPFLPGHPVIDPANGQSNDTAGLGTVSAAPYGSSAILPISWAYIKLMGPKGLRKATQVAILNANYMSKRLEKYYNTLYKGETGLVAHEFILDVREFKKTANIEVVDIAKRLMDYGFHSPTMSWPVPGTLMPEPTESEDKMELDRFCDALISIRGEIKDIEDGKMDINVNPLKMAPHTQEQVINSKWDRPYSRELAAFPISFSKIPKIWPRVGRTDDIYGDKNLFCTCPPILPVQ, encoded by the exons atgcaTTGTACGTTAAAATTTTCGCGCTGCGCTAAGTTTCTGCAGAcgcaagataatttaatgcgATATGTTCGAGGGGCAGCTGTGGGAACTCAAGCTTTGAAGTTTGACAAATTATTTCGTGAACGTGAATTCCAATCACGACATATTGGTCCAAGAGATCATGAGCAATTAGAGATGCTGAAGACTATTGGATTTAAG tcattaGAAGAATTGACAAACGCTGCGGTACCAAATAATATTAGAAGAGACAAAGATTTAGATCTAGATCAGCCGATCA cTGAGTATGAATTGGTGAAGAGAATAACTCAAATGTCacagaaaaataaagtatggAGAACTTATATTGGTATGGGATATTATAATTGCTGTGTTCCACTTACAataatgagaaatatttttgaaaatcctggatg gACAACACAGTATACTCCATATCAACCAGAAATAGCGCAAGGAAGATTAGAGAGTTTGTTAAATTATCAAACTATGATTTGCGACATGACAGGAATGGAAGTAGCAAACGCGTCACTTCTCGATGAAGGAACAGCATCAGCAGAAGCTCTGGGTCTTGCGCATCGTCATAAcaaacgtaaaaaattatttgtctcTGACAAAGTTCATCCCCAGACTATCAGCGTCATTGCAACTAGATCATACTCTTTGGGATTGACTCTTGAAGTAGGAAATGTTTTCAATGTGGACACATCTTCCAAAGAAATTGCGGGAATTCTTCTCCAGTATCCAGATACTACTGGAGCTATTTATGACTATCAGAAAGTTGTTGACAAAGCTCATGCTGATGGA ACTCTAGTTTGCGCAGCGACTGATCTGTTGGCTTTAGCAATTCTCCGCCCACCAGGTGACTTTGGTGTTGACATTTGCGTGGGAACCAGCCAACGTTTTGGAGTTCCTTTGGGGTACGGTGGACCACATGCTGGATTCTTCGCTTGTCACAATAAATTTGTGAGACTGATGCCTGGAAGAGTGATCGGTGTCACCAGAGACAGCGACGGCAATGACGCGTATAGATTGTCACTCCAAACACGCGAGCAACATATTAGAAGAGATAAAGCGACAAGTAATATTTGTACTGCCCAAGCACTTCTGGCTAATATGTCCGCGATGTACGCGGTTTATCACGGTCCTGATGGTATTCgtgatatttcaaaaaaagtacaTCATCTGACTACTGTTCTAGCGCAAGGTCTTCAGGCTGCTGGTCATCGGCTACACAATGATTACTTTTTTGATACGATTACTATTACACCTACGCAATCACTGAAAATTATTCAAGACAATGCTGAACGCCATGAAATTAATCTAAG gtacAATCAAGATGGATCTATTGGAATATCTCTTGATGAAACAACGACACCAAATGATGtcaatgatttatttaaaatatttgaagcTGAACAAACCGTCGAAGACATTCTAAATAACGACTCGCTAAATGAAAAGAATTTAACAAACTCTGAATTCAAACGTACTTCTGCCTATTTAGAGCACCCGGTATTTAATATGCACCATTCAGAGACAAGAATCGTACGATACATGAAAGCATTGGAAAATAAAGATATTTCTCTTGTCCACAGCATGATTCCActg GGCTCGTGTACCATGAAACTAAACTCAACAACTGAGATGATGCCATGCAGTCTTCCGGGCTTCGCCAACATGCACCCGTTTGTACCAGTGAACCAAGCTGAAGGCTACAGAGAGTTATTTGGTCAACTAGAAAAAGATCTTTGTGCAATTACTGGGTACGATGGAATAAGCTTCCAGCCAAACAGCGGAGCTCAAGGAGAGTATGCGGGTCTGAGAGCTATTCAGTGTTATCACGAGTCTCAGGGTAACGTTGATAGGAAGGTTTGTTTGATACCGATTTCTGCTCATGGTACCAACCCGGCATCTGCGCAAATGGCTGGTATGCAAGTGGAACCGATTTTCATACGCAAAGACGGTTCTGTGGACTTGGAACATCTGAAGGAGATGATTGATCGGTACAGGCAGACTCTGTCATGTCTTATGATAACGTATCCATCCACCAATGGAGTGTTTGAGGAAACGATAGGTGACGTTTGTGACCTGGTACATGAAGCTGGTGGCCAAGTGTATCTCGACGGAGCGAATATGAACGCCCAGGTGGGGCTCTGCAGACCTGGTGACTACGGAAGTGATGTTTCACATCTTAATCTTCATAAGACATTCTGTATTCCTCATGGAGGTGGTGGGCCTGGAATGGGACCTATTGGAGT AAAACGTCACCTGATGCCATTTTTACCCGGACATCCAGTAATTGACCCAGCAAATGGTCAAAGCAATGACACTGCTGGTCTTGGAACAGTATCTGCAGCTCCATATGGCTCGTCAGCAATTTTACCTATATCGTGGgcttatattaaattaatgggACCCAAAGGACTGCGCAAGGCCACTCAGGTTGCTATATTAAACGCTAATTACATGAGCAAGCGATTAGAAAAGTATTATAACACTTTGTATAAAGGAGAAACTGGTCTAGTGGCTCATGAATTCATACTTGATGTAAGAGAATTCAAAAAAACGGCAAATATTGAGGTAGTTGACATTGCCAAGAGATTGATGGATTACGGATTTCATTCACCGACCATGAGTTGGCCAGTTCCTGGTACTTTGATGCCTGAGCCTACTGAGTCGGAAGATAAAATGGAGCTAGACAGATTTTGTGACGCATTAATAT CTATCAGAGGAGAGATTAAAGATATCGAAGACGGTAAAATGGATATTAATGTAAATCCGTTGAAAATGGCACCTCATACGCAAGAGCAAGTTATTAATTCCAAATGGGATAGACCTTATTCACGAGAATTGGCTGCTTTCCCaatt tcattttcaaaaattccaaaaatatgGCCAAGAGTTGGTAGAACAGATGACATTTATGGTGATAAAAATCTTTTCTGCACATGTCCACCTATTCTTCCagttcaataa
- the LOC123261786 gene encoding ruvB-like helicase 1, translating to MKIEEVKSTAKTQRVSAHTHIKGLGLDENGIAIQSAAGLVGQESAREAAGIVVDLIRSKKMAGRAVLLAGPPGTGKTAIALAIAQELGNKVPFCPMVGSEVYSSEIKKTEVLMENFRRAIGLRIKETKEVYEGEVTELTPVETENPMGGYGKTVSHVIIGLKTAKGTKQLKLDPSIYQSLQKEKVETGDVIYIEANSGAVKRQGRSDNYATEFDLEAEEYVPLPKGDVHKKKEVVQDVTLHDLDIANAKPQGGQDIMSMMGQLMKPKKTEITDKLRKEINKVVNQYIDQGVAELVPGVLFVDEVHMLDIETFTYLHRSLESAIAPIVIFATNRGQCVIRGTEDIVAPHGIPLDLLDRLLIIKTLPYSNTEIEQIIKLRAVTEGLQIEDEALTTLGELGTQTTLRYVVQLLTPASLTAKINGRSIIKKEDMQEVANLFLDAKKSAKILTDNKDKFMM from the exons atgaagattgaAGAAGTTAAAAGTACTGCCAAAACTCAAAGAGTTTCAGCACATACACACATCAAGGGTCTTGGACTTGATGAAAATGGAATTGCGATACAATCAGCAGCGGGACTTGTTGGTCAAGAAAGTGCACGAGAG gcTGCGGGTATTGTTGTGGATTTAATTAGATCCAAGAAGATGGCTGGTCGCGCTGTCTTGCTTGCTGGTCCACCAGGTACTGGAAAAACGGCAATCGCATTAGCAATAGCCCAGGAACTGGGTAACAAAGTGCCATTTTGCCCAATGGTTGGATCAGAGGTCTACAgttcagaaataaaaaaaaccgagGTATTAATGGAGAACTTCCGTCGCGCTATTGGACTGAGAATCAAAGAGACCAAGGAAGTTTACGAGGGTGAAGTCACTGAGCTTACTCCAGTCGAGACAGAGAACCCAATGGGTGGCTACGGCAAGACTGTCTCGCATGTAATTATTGGGCTGAAGACCGCCAAGGGTACGAAGCAATTGAAGCTGGATCCTTCTATTTATCAGTCGCTGCAGAAGGAGAAAGTTGAGACCGGTGATGTAATTTACATAGAGGCTAACAGCGGTGCCGTAAAAAGACAGGGCAGAAGTGACAATTATGCGACAGAGTTTGATCTTGAAGCTGAAGAATATGTTCCTCTGCCGAAAGGAGACGTTCATAAAAAGAAAGAAGTTGTTCAGGATGTTACTCTTCATGATTTAGATATTGCTAATGCTAAGCCGCAAGGTGGTCAAGATATTATGTCGATGATGGGGCAATTGATGAAGCCTAAAAAGACAGAAATTACtg aCAAGCTGAGAAAAGAAATAAACAAGGTAGTTAATCAGTACATAGACCAAGGAGTCGCAGAATTAGTACCTGGAGTTTTATTTGTCGATGAAGTTCACATGCTTGACATTGAAACCTTCACCTATCTTCATCGTTCATTAGAGAGTGCGATCGCGCCTATCGTGATATTCGCGACTAATCGCGGTCAATGTGTCATCAGAGGTACTGAAGACATTGTCGCGCCACATGGAATTCCACTGGACTTGTTAGATCGTCTTCTGATAATAAAGACCTTGCCGTACTCCAACACGGAAATTGAACAGATTATTAAATTGCGTGCAGTAACAGAAGGACTGCAGATAGAAGATGAAGCCCTAACGACTCTGGGTGAATTAGGAACTCAGACTACTCTCAGATACGTTGTTCAATTGCTTACTCCGGCGTCATTGACAGCTAAAATCAACGGAAGAtcaattattaagaaagaagACATGCAAGAAGTTGCAAATCTTTTCCTTGATGCTAAAAAATCAGCTAAAATTCTTACTGATAACAAAGATAAATTCATGATGTAG